A genomic region of Antennarius striatus isolate MH-2024 chromosome 16, ASM4005453v1, whole genome shotgun sequence contains the following coding sequences:
- the LOC137610196 gene encoding nucleosome-remodeling factor subunit BPTF-like isoform X1 — translation MRGKRGRPPKPLQAEENTPATARGLRPRRNLKPRLRDSGDEDVESPTRETPKPARKRKRGSVTSPRGRGRGRGGGGGRGGRGGRGGRRTPASKTIVYDDHESEDEDDAVSLRSEEEEYVEEEHQSEEDEGLKEDSDCLEDDVLDEEEEEEDASYCSESSFRSQSTHASTPGKKKVQAPRPRTPILEEKEIPPLVLPDSSEDLLVPNEELLNASSIYEVLRNFSTVLRLSPFRFEDFCAALVGQEQCTLIAETHISLLKAILREEDSSNTTFGPADLKDSVHSTLYFLDGMTWPEVLRAYCESDREYHHVLSYQEVDEYPYGPLRGKIKVLQFLVDQFLTTNIAREELMSDGSMQYDDHCRVCHRLGDLLCCETCSAVYHLECVKPPLEEVPEDEWQCEICVAHKVSGVIDCVTEAQKNRPYIRQEPIGYDRHQRKYWFLNRRIIVEEDGEHETKKIWYWSTKAQLEDLMEYLDKEYWEMDLYTTLEEMKEEVQAHMAITEDLTHKARGNNKAYLTAVNDVIMERMKIKQEGQESGGQAEDTQQEKETDSVKTAEDELNPQLDNGEHKDTEQSSQGETAAAVPPASEDSCLSDTKPGPDAGDAAADKKESLEMNKEALPAHSRSPKSGESSPLAKQDRTDEDEKTESSEDKHPEEMQASKDGPQQSEESCGSGLVSGCGNLRKPEQPDLADRSSQSSFTSHDGTDEYNERLKSDRGRAAGKESNGLTPRGSKESSPVRSDGESSRLSFLKRDLAVNLNSFFKLGQEGKYRVYHNQYSTNVLALNKHQHREDHDKRRHLSHKFSLTTASEFKWNGSIYGSRSLTVSTLRLTIIQLETNVPGPFMHPNWASHRTNWNKAVQMCSKAREFALALAILECAIKPVVMLPVWKDSLGHTRLHRMTSMEREEKEKVKKREKKLEDEETLQQATWVKYTIPIKHQVWKQKGEEYRVTGYGGWCWVSKTRVPRFVPKLPGNTNVNYRKELEAKMSNENAAVCTKKQKISADSEKQTTHNKSCKNNEQASVAASPQRASPEEDCNTRTSKEDLMEKEHETDEEEKKVDEKMEFDLPEVSSSSDEKPENKDKSLPAVQPVSEVPIPMVEQSEKEAKTSSKPYYDVVNVSEGFQLRTAYKKKVKPSKMDGLLERRIKQFTLEEKQRLERVRQGTLLSKMVASKPPPVVKTEGSKSDKSQPAVTPCLKEEEENLPVRDPIVKKLNFEQEEADITTSNNSKQMELNMVQGNGGEALAHKEVNGEALVSSELSSKSNSLLDAMESKGKTQKPEVACVGENAKKREYEEIERGGEQSDSESVEIEQNKSGLPQVNGRAGFITPAESDSNSVDPPTEDGDIKEPVKSLMNGNLSQKDLSDICHPPPLKIPKLENHVAEKGDPIKDEDEIKMNSEGMSPSKLPSSNPSCVNSSNSYGDTLKSTECQDALQSDVKFEAASNTVTSVTTTTSQLTSGTVVPQKTKIPVTDTKIQTSASTTSSMTISKEYSTRDRVSLLRFFKSRKSRSGTALPSYRKFVTKSSKKSIFILPNDDLKRLARRASIREVPIFNYNAKPAPDIWPYPSPRPTFGITWRYRLQTVRSLAGVSLMLRLLWACLRWDDMAVKPSAAVGTTRKETTDTDVITTEIIKRRDVGPYGIRSEYCIRKIICPLGNRDTPKETPTPQRKGLRSSALRPKKQEPAKLTGPIAVETWVPEEDLELWEIRAFSERIEREKSQGLDPSKTGASLKTAEDVKAHLENQLKQARMAAQQKRLEQQRTMATTSTTTTTTTTSANTPSTPASVGQRTGQVPSGAKMMLASKLNSPVSFQQDKDFHQSFASWVKQGQTNNSSGVVQQKVLGIFPSGPPANLRTYSTLHPTTGNINLRATTSSSTHQAIAAGGLTHPDTTMSQSATPSTSVGASVVRAQQGQPTHMGHGEPGSSLGQANAGQRTAGAAPSSQTATAIPGQSVASSQANRPQQGQVKLTMAQLMQLTQGAQGGNPGLTVVIQGQGQTQGQLQIIPQGVTVIPGPGQQLMQAAMPNGQVQRFLFTPMPPSSSAAATTPPTATPTKPSVAQTPQTQVQTTPSALSQTQITAPVPTPTHTAAPAPAQMACMTPAPTSVPVSQVPTVTPSETSSAVPTLPTLASTQALPSMPASVPTHPQMARTVLAPAQNAVSTLTPSSFPTQAHAAVSVPVPAPGPPQHLSQAFSPSSSLTSAPALMHVTAPALAPAVAAVSVPSNSSQMPASRSLPSPVQVPTPALAPVSAPVISVVSTQIAAPSPVKAVTQIQPTAPNPLHAAVANAVVTPVTATSTTPSVPVALIEQRAAQPQVWTPTSPQAQTHVPPTQVAAGPLLSTALATAPTSAPTSVSTHAPVSLPPQAQAQVQHPTVVSMQQVSQIPVSAVQVQMKGLPVSSVVATVRPTQPQIQPQTHSQLQPQHQAQICAQIQVQSYGQVQQVPHIQAQAQAQAQNHPQVQVQLQPQTQQQPQVQGQPLAQNQRQLQFQSQIQGQNQTLPQAQLQSRVQPQYHPQTQVQFQTQAHTPPQAQKHHQVQPQPQVQSQASTQLQPQIQTPLHPQVQFQQQSQVQPQPQASQQPQVHTQPQVQAQFQMQSPLQVQQHLQVQSQPQVQAKLQVQFQPQTQTQVQGQPQLQVQSPIRHQLITVPGLQQPVQLLSALPPHVAAQIQAQIQAQAQQQGGTVPQQIKLQLPIQIQQAGGQIQAHQIQNMVTIQAPASVQEQLQRMQHPSQQQQPQQQPKPRKKKHHESKREQKEHLQMVSPGDGIHKQVVMKQNASAEQLKQRKTLAAAEREENQRMIVCNQVMKFILDKIEKDEKQAAKKRKKEEVVEQKRSKQNATKLTALLYKHKEQLKAEILKKRALLDKELQLQVQEELRRDITRLQKEREKARAAITQAAAATVKAATSHSSHSSHSTHSVPSAHTGPAPSSSHKRKREEERERDRNRDKDRHHDKDKKRDRDKDKDRYRDRDRDGDGDQEKEKDRERDRHRDRDKDRESSSAKHKKKKKISSTSKDHKKDSKLYCICKTAYDESKFYIGCDLCSNWFHGACVGITEKEAKKLEDFVCNDCKRGQEGGSNEELYCICRTPYDESQFYIGCDRCQNWYHGRCVGILQSEANHIDVYVCPQCQSTEDAMTVLTPLTDKDYEGLKRILRSLQSHKMAWPFLEPVDPHDAPDYYRVIKEPMDFSTMETRLQKRHYHKLTEFVADVTKIFDNCRYYNPNDTPFFQCAEVLEAFFVQKLKGFKASRSHNNKLQCSSAS, via the exons ATGAGAGGGAAGAGGGGCAGGCCGCCCAAACCGCTACAAGCCGAGGAGAACACGCCAGCCACGGCCCGTGGCTTACGACCCAGGAGGAATTTGAAGCCTAGGTTGAGGGACAGCGGTGATGAGGACGTTGAGAGCCCTACAAGAGAGACCCCTAAACCGGCTAGAAAGAGGAAAAGGGGGTCTGTCACGTCACCCCGAGGCAGGGGACGGGGTagaggtggcggcggcggcagaggaggcagaggtggTCGCGGAGGGAGGAGGACGCCTGCGTCCAAAACAATCGTGTACGACGACCACGAGAGCGAGGATGAGGACGATGCTGTCAGTTTAAgatctgaggaggaagagtatGTTGAAGAGGAACACCAGTCCGAGGAGGACGAGGGCCTCAAAGAGGACTCTGACTGCCTTGAAGATGATGTActggacgaggaggaggaggaggaggatgccaGCTACTGCTCAGAGAGTAGCTTTCGGAGTCAGAGCACACATGCCAGCACTCCGG GGAAGAAAAAAGTCCAGGCTCCACGACCTCGTACTCCCATTCTTGAGGAGAAGGAGATCCCTCCTCTTGTGCTTCCTGACAGCTCTGAGGACCTCCTGGTGCCTAATGAGGAGCTTCTCAATGCATCTTCCATCTATGAGGTGTTACGGAACTTCAGCACAGTGCTGCGTCTCTCCCCTTTTCGCTTTGAGGACTTCTGTGCAGCGCTGGTAGGGCAAGAGCAGTGCACTTTAATCGCCGAGACTCATATATCCCTTTTGAAGGCCATCCTGCGTGAGGAGGACTCGTCCAACACTACCTTTGGTCCTGCTGACCTCAAGGATAGTGTTCACTCTACTCTGTACTTTCTGGATGGAATGACATGGCCAGAGGTGTTACGAGCGTACTGTGAGAGTGACCGGGAATACCATCATGTCCTGTCATATCAGGAGGTGGATGAGTATCCCTACGGTCCACTTCGAGGTAAGATCAAGGTGTTACAGTTTTTGGTGGACCAGTTTCTCACCACCAACATTGCCCGTGAGGAACTGATGTCTGATGGCAGTATGCAATATGACGACCACTGCCGTGTGTGCCACCGCCTGGGCGACCTGCTGTGCTGTGAGACCTGCTCAGCAGTCTACCATCTGGAGTGTGTGAAGCCACCACTGGAGGAGGTTCCAGAGGATGAGTGGCAGTGTGAGATTTGTGTGGCACACAAGGTGTCTGGTGTCATAGACTGTGTGACAGAGGCACAGAAGAATAGGCCATACATCCGTCAGGAGCCCATTGGATACGACCGACACCAGAGGAAATACTGGTTCCTCAACAGAAGGATTATTGT CGAGGAGGATGGGGAACATGAGACGAAAAAGATCTGGTACTGGAGCACCAAAGCACAGCTGGAGGATCTCATGGAGTACTTGGATAAGGAGTACTGGGAAATGGACCTTTACACCAccctggaggagatgaaggaggaagTGCAAGCTCACATGGCAATCACAGAGGACCTTACACACAAAGCTAGAGGAAACAATAAAGCTTACCTCACCGCAGTCAACG ATGTAATCATGGAACGCATGAAAATCAAGCAGGAAGGACAGGAATCTGGGGGTCAAGCAGAGGACacccagcaggaaaaagaaaccGACTCTGTTAAGACAGCGGAAGACGAGCTGAATCCTCAGCTCGACAACGGAGAACATAAAGACACTGAGCAGAGTTCTCAAG gtgaaacagcagcagcagttccCCCTGCGTCAGAGGACAGCTGCCTGTCTGATACCAAACCTGGCCCGGACGCTGGGGACGCAGCTGCCGATAAAAAGGAGTCCCTTGAAATGAACAAGGAAGCTCTGCCTGCTCACAGTAGGAGCCCAAAGAGTGGGGAGTCCTCTCCATTAGCAAAGCAGGACAGGACAG atgaagatgaaaaaacaGAATCTAGTGAAGACAAGCACCCTGAGGAGATGCAGGCCTCCAAAGACGGGCCTCAGCAGTCAGAGGAGAGCTGTGGAAGTGGCCTGGTTTCTGGATGTGGGAACCTCAGGAAACCAGAGCAGCCTGACCTGGCTGATCGATCCTCTCAGTCCTCTTTTACCAGCCATGATGGGACAG ATGAGTACAATGAAAGGCTCAAGAGTGATAGAGGCAGAGCAGCAGGAAAGGAATCGAATGGCCTAACACCAAGAGGCAGCAAAGAG TCGTCACCTGTACGCTCTGATGGTGAATCGTCACGTCTCAGCTTCCTCAAAAGGGACCTGGCTGTGAATTTGAATAGCTTTTTCAAACTTGGACAAGAGGGTAAATACAGGGTGTACCACAACCAGTACAGCACCAACGTCCTGGCCCTAAACAAGCATCAGCATCGCGAGGACCACGACAAGAGACGTCACCTGTCCCACAAGTTCAGCCTGACCACAGCGTCCGAGTTCAAATGGAACGGCTCCATCTATGGTTCTCGAAGCCTGACTGTCTCAACCCTGCGCCTCACCATCATCCAGCTGGAGACCAACGTCCCAGGaccatttatgcatcccaactGGGCGTCACACAG GACCAACTGGAACAAAGCAGTGCAGATGTGCAGCAAAGCCAGAGAATTCGCTTTGGCCTTGGCAATACTGGAGTGTGCCATCAAGCCGGTGGTCATGCTGCCTGTCTGGAAAGATTCTCTTGGACACACAAG GCTACATCGCATGACCTCTATGGAgcgagaggagaaagagaaggtgaAAAAACGAGAGAAAAAGCTGGAGGACGAAGAGACGTTGCAACAGGCCACGTGGGTGAAGTACACCATTCCCATCAAGCACCAG GTGTGGAAGCAGAAAGGGGAGGAGTACAGAGTGACGGGGTACGGTGGCTGGTGTTGGGTCAGTAAGACTCGAGTGCCGCGATTTGTTCCAAAGCTACCAGGAAACACCAACGTAAACTACCGCAAAGAGCTGGAGG CCAAAATGAGCAATGAAAATGCAGCAGTTTGCACAAAGAAGCAGAAAATATCAGCAGACTCTGAGAAGCAGACTACTCATAATAAATCATGCAAGAACAACGAACAAGCATCCGTTGCTGCATCACCCCAGAGAGCGTCTCCAGAGGAGGACTGCAACACTCGGACGTCTAAAGAGGACCTCATGGAGAAAGAGCAtgaaacagatgaagaagaaaagaaagtagATGAAAAGATGGAGTTTGACCTCCCAGAAGTTTCTTCTTCAAGTGACGAGAAAC ctgaaaacaaagacaaatccTTGCCTGCTGTGCAACCAGTGAGCGAAGTACCAATCCCAATGGTTGAACAATCTGAGAAGGAGGCGAAGACTTCATCCAAGCCGTACTATGATGTTGTGAACGTCAGTGAGGGCTTCCAGCTACGGACCGCTTACAAGAAGAAGGTGAAACCCTCAAAAATGGACGGACTTTTGGAGCGCCGAATAAAACAATTCACCTTGGAGGAAAAGCAAAGACTTGAGCGGGTGAGACAGGGAACTCTTCTGTCTAAAATGGTTGCATCAAAGCCGCCTCCTGTAGTTAAGACCGAAGGATCAAAATCAGACAAATCACAGCCTGCTGTGACCCCATGtttaaaagaagaggaggagaacctTCCAGTTAGAGACCCAATAGTCAAAAAACTTAACTTTGAGCAAGAGGAGGCAGACATCACCACTTccaacaacagcaaacagatGGAGTTAAATATGGTTCAGGGGAATGGTGGGGAGGCCTTAGCTCACAAAGAGGTGAATGGAGAAGCCCTTGTGAGTTCTGAGCTCAGCAGTAAAAGCAATAGTTTGTTAGATGCAATGGAAAGcaaaggaaaaacacagaagCCAGAGGTGGCTTGTGTGGGAGAGAATGCTAAGAAACGAGAGTATGAGGAAATTGAGCgaggtggtgaacagagtgacTCAGAGAGCGTGGAGATCGAGCAAAACAAGAGCGGTCTGCCGCAGGTGAATGGGAGAGCTGGGTTCATCACCCCTGCAGAATCAGACAGCAACTCGGTAGATCCACCCACTGAAGATGGCGATATAAAGGAACCTGTTAAGTCTCTGATGAATGGAAATCTCTCACAAAAAGATTTATCAGATATTTGTCATCCACCTCCACTGAAAATCCCAAAATTGGAGAACCACGTAGCCGAGAAAGGAGACCCCATTAAGGATgaggatgaaataaaaatgaacagtgAAGGAATGTCACCCTCTAAGCTTCCATCCTCTAACCCATCCTGCGtgaatagtagtaatagttatgGTGACACGTTGAAGTCCACAGAATGTCAGGATGCACTCCAGTCTGATGTGAAGTTTGAAGCAGCCAGCAACACAGTCACCTctgttaccaccaccacctcccagCTCACCTCTGGGACTGTTGTCCCACAGAAAACCAAAATACCAGTCACAGACACTAAGATCCAAACTTCTGCATCAACAACCAGTTCAATGACAATCAGTAAGGAGTATTCAACCAGAGATCGGGTCAGCCTTCTTCGATTTTTCAAGTCCAGGAAGTCCCGTTCAGGAACAGCTCTACCGTCGTACCGCAAGTTTGTCACCAAGAGCAGCAAGAAAAGCATTTTCATCCTGCCGAACGATGACCTGAAGAGGCTGGCGAGGAGGGCGAGCATCAGAGAGGTGCCCATCTTCAACTACAACGCCAAGCCCGCCCCAGACATATGGCCCTACCCGTCACCTCGGCCCACTTTTGGGATCACATGGAG GTACCGTCTCCAGACCGTCAGGTCGTTGGCAGGAGTCAGCCTGATGCTGAGGCTGCTGTGGGCATGCCTTCGGTGGGATGACATGGCCGTTAAGCCCTCTGCTGCTGTGGGGACGACTCGGAAAG AGACCACGGACACGGATGTCATAACAACAGAGATTATTAAACGAAGAGATGTGGGGCCTTATGGCATCCGCTCCGAATACTGCATCAGGAAGATCATCTGTCCCCTCGGAAACAGAGACACTCCcaaag AGACTCCTACTCCACAGAGAAAAGGCTTACGATCCAGCGCTTTGAGGCCGAAGAAGCAGGAGCCAGCGAAGCTGACTGGACCTATTGCTGTGGAGACGTGGGTGCCTGAGGAGGACCTGGAGCTGTGGGAGATTAGAGCCTTTTCTGAAag AATAGAGAGGGAAAAGTCGCAGGGCCTGGATCCCTCAAAGACTGGCGCTAGTCTGAAGACAGCAGAGGATGTTAAGGCCCATCTAGAGAATCAGCTCAAGCAGGCCAGAATGGCTGCTCAACAG AAACGTCTGGAGCAGCAAAGAACAATGGCCACCACCTCCacaacaaccaccaccaccaccacctccgcAAACACACCCAGTACCCCAGCGTCCGTGGGTCAGAGGACGGGTCAGGTCCCGTCTGGGGCGAAGATGATGTTGGCCTCCAAACTGAACTCTCCAGTTTCGTTTCAGCAAGACAAAGACTTCCATCAGTCTTTTGCTTCCTGGGTCAAGCAAGGTCAGACCAACAACAGCTCGG GTGTAGTCCAACAGAAAGTCCTTGGAATCTTCCCCTCTGGGCCCCCTGCAAACCTAAGGACATACAGCACACTACATCCTACAACTGGCAACATCAACCTCAGAGCCACCACCTCTTCCTCAACACATCAG GCCATCGCAGCAGGAGGCCTGACGCATCCTGACACTACGATGAGCCAGTCAGCTACACCTTCTACCTCAGTGGGCGCATCGGTGGTCAGAGCTCAACAAG GCCAGCCGACCCATATGGGCCACGGCGAGCCTGGTTCCAGTCTGGGGCAGGCAAATGCAGGTCAGAGAACAGCAGGTGCTGCACCATCATCTCAAACAGCCACCGCCATACCTGGACAGTCTGTAGCATCGTCCCAGGCTAACAGGCCACAGCAGGGTCAAGTTAAACTCACGATGGCACAGCTGATGCAGCTAACGCAGGGTGCTCAG GGTGGAAACCCGGGTCTGACGGTGGTGATCCAGGGTCAAGGCCAGACCCAGGGCCAGTTACAGATCATCCCACAGGGTGTTACTGTCATCCCTGGTCCTGGTCAGCAGCTCATGCAGGCAGCAATGCCAAACGGCCAGGTCCAACGCTTCCTCTTCACCCCCATGCCTCCATCCTCATCAGCTGCAGCTACAACACCTCCCACTGCTACTCCTACAAAGCCCAGTGTAGCTCAAACACCTCAAACCCAAGTCCAAACGACTCCTTCGGCCCTCTCCCAAACCCAAATCACTGCCCCTGTGCCCACCCCAACACATACTGCAGCCCCAGCTCCAGCACAGATGGCATGTATGACCCCCGCCCCAACCTCAGTCCCTGTTTCCCAAGTTCCTACCGTTACTCCATCTGAAACATCCTCTGCCGTGCCTACCTTGCCAACTCTGGCCTCCACACAGGCTTTGCCATCCATGCCAGCTTCTGTtcccacacacccacaaatGGCAAGAACAGTGCTTGCCCCAGCACAAAATGCAGTCTCCACCCTCACCCCCAGCTCATTCCCAACACAAGCCCATGCTGCAGTGTCTGTACCTGTCCCAGCACCAGGTCCTCCTCAGCACCTGTCGCAGGCCTTCAGCCCTTCCTCCTCCTTAACCTCGGCCCCTGCCCTGATGCATGTCACCGCTCCTGCTTTGGCCCCGGCTGTAGCCGCTGTTTCAGTCCCCTCCAACTCGAGCCAAATGCCTGCTTCTCGGTCTCTTCCCTCACCTGTCCAAGTTCCCACCCCTGCTCTTGCTCCTGTCTCTGCCCCTGTCATTTCTGTCGTGTCCACTCAAATCGCTGCACCATCCCCAGTGAAAGCTGTAACTCAGATCCAACCCACAGCTCCCAATCCCCTTCATGCTGCTGTGGCCAATGCTGTGGTCACCCCAGTTACAGCCACCTCTACAACACCATCAGTGCCAG TAGCTCTGATTGAGCAGAGAGCAGCTCAGCCCCAGGTCTGGACACCGACCTCGCCTCAAGCTCAGACTCATGTTCCGCCCACTCAGGTCGCTGCAGGACCTCTTCTGTCAACTGCCTTGGCCACCGCACCCACCTCTGCCCCGACATCCGTCTCTACACATGCACCCGTATCTCTTCCTCCACAAGCTCAAGCACAAGTCCAGCATCCTACCGTTGTATCCATGCAACAAGTGTCCCAAATTCCAGTCTCAGCAGTTCAGGTTCAAATGAAGGGGTTGCCTGTCTCTTCCGTTGTTGCCACTGTGAGACCTACACAGCCTCAGATCCAGCCCCAAACCCACAGTCAGCTTCAGCCCCAGCATCAAGCTCAGATCTGTGCACAGATTCAGGTCCAATCCTACGGCCAAGTTCAGCAAGTGCCACACATTCAGGCTCAAGCGCAAGCACAAGCCCAAAACCACCCCCAGGTCCAAGTTCAGCTTCAACCACAAACTCAGCAACAGCCTCAAGTCCAGGGACAACCCCTCGCTCAAAATCAACGTCAGTTGCAGTTTCAGTCTCAAATCCAAGGCCAAAATCAAACTTTGCCCCAGGCCCAACTCCAATCAAGAGTCCAACCTCAGTACCACCCCCAGACACAAGTACAGTTTCAAACACAGGCTCACACCCCTCCCCAGGCACAGAAACACCATCAAGTCCAACCTCAACCCCAGGTTCAGTCTCAGGCCTCGACTCAGCTCCAGCCCCAGATCCAAACCCCACTCCATCCACAGGTCCAGTTCCAGCAGCAGAGCCAGGTTCAGCCACAACCTCAGGCGTCACAGCAGCCCCAGGTCCACACTCAGCCACAGGTTCAAGCCCAGTTCCAAATGCAGTCACCGCTGCAGGTCCAGCAACATCTTCAGGTCCAAAGCCAACCCCAGGTCCAAGCAAAGCTCCAAGTCCAGTTCCAACCTCAGACCCAAACTCAAGTTCAAGGACAGCCACAGCTTCAGGTCCAGTCTCCAATCAGGCATCAGCTCATCACAGTTCCAGGTCTCCAGCAGCCGGTCCAGCTTCTGTCtgctctgcctccccatgttgCTGCCCAAATCCAAGCCCAGATCCAGGCACAGGCGCAGCAGCAGGGTGGCACGGTTCCCCAGCAGATCAAATTACAGCTGCCCATTCAGATCCAGCAGGCAGGGGGGCAGATTCAGGCTCACCAGATACAAAACATGGTGACCATACAGGCACCAGCGAGTGTACAGGAGCAGCTCCAGAGGATGCAACATCCGTCACAGCAGCAACAACCACAGCAGCAACCAAAACCCAGGAAGAAGAAGCACCATGAGTCTAAAAGGGAACAGAAGGAGCACCTACAGATGGTTAGTCCTGGGGACGGCATCCATAAACAG GTGGTGATGAAGCAGAACGCTTCAGCAGAACAGCTGAAACAGAGGAAAACCCTGGCTGCTGCAGAGCGAGAGGAGAACCAGAG AATGATCGTGTGCAACCAGGTGATGAAGTTCATCCTAGACAAAATTGAGAAGGATGAGAAACAGGCAGctaagaagaggaagaaggaggaagtggtggagcAGAAGCGCTCCAAGCAGAATGCTACCAAACTGACTGCTCTGCTTTACAAGCACAAAGAGCAGCTGAAGGCTGAGATCCTGAAGAAGAGGGCCCTGCTGGACAAGGAGCTGCAGCTGCAAGTACAG GAGGAGCTGAGGCGGGACATCACCAGGCTAcagaaagaaagggagaaagCGAGAGCTGCGATCACGCAGGCTGCTGCAGCAACAGTCAAAGCAGCAACGTCGCACTCCTCCCATTCTTCTCACTCTACACATTCCGTTCCCAGTGCCCACACCGGGCCAGCACCTTCCTCATCCCATAAACGTAAGCGGGAAgaggagcgagagagagacCGAAACAGAGACAAGGACAGGCATCATGACAAAGACAAGAAACGGGACAGGGATAAGGACAAAGATAGATACCGGGAccgagacagagatggagatggggatcaagagaaggagaaggacagAGAGCGGGACAGACATCGGGACAGGGACAAGGACAGAGAGTCCAGTTCAGccaaacacaagaagaagaagaaaatctctTCTACCTCAAAGGATCATAAGAAGGACAGCAAATTGTACTGTATTTGCAAAACAGCCTATGACGAGTCTAA GTTCTACATAGGGTGTGACCTGTGCTCCAACTGGTTCCACGGTGCTTGTGTTGGCATCACAGAGAAAGAGGCCAAGAAGTTGGAAGACTTTGTGTGTAATGACTGCAAGCGTGGTCAGGAGGGTGGAAGCAACGAGGAGCTTTACTGCATCTGTCGGACGCCGTACGACGAATCACA GTTTTACATCGGCTGCGACCGCTGCCAGAACTGGTACCACGGCCGCTGTGTGGGCATCCTGCAGAGTGAGGCCAATCACATCGACGTGTACGTCTGCCCACAGTGTCAGTCCACAGAAGACGCCATGACAGTTCTCACACCGCTAACTGACAAAGACTACGAGGGGTTGAAACGAATATTACGCTCCTTACAG TCTCACAAAATGGCTTGGCCTTTCCTTGAACCAGTGGATCCTCATGACGCACCGGATTATTATCGTGTAATCAAGGAGCCAATGG ACTTCTCCACAATGGAAACCCGTCTTCAAAAGCGACATTACCACAAACTGACAGAGTTTGTGGCTGACGTGACCAAAATATTCGACAACTGCCGCTATTACAACCCCAACGACACCCCGTTCTTTCAGTGTGCAGAGGTGCTGGAAGCCTTTTTTGTACAGAAGCTTAAAGGTTTCAAAGCGAGCAG GTCTCATAACAACAAGCTACAGTGTTCTTCAGCCTCTTAG